The segment GGTACCGGCCGGCTCCTTCGACCAGACGCCGTAGAGGATGGCGATGGCGAGGATGAAGACGCTCAGCCAGATGAACATCCGTCCTTGGATCTTCACTTGCCGGCCTCCTTCCCGGAGATCTGGGCGGTGTCGCCGTGGTGCTCCAGCTGGTCGAGCGCGGCGATCTCCGGGTGGTGCAGATCGAACGCGGGCGATTCGGAGCGGATACGCGGAAGGGTGAGGAAGTTATGCCGCGGCGGCGGGCAAGACGTAGCCCATTCGAGGGAACGGCCATAGCCCCACGGGTCGTCGACCTCGACCTTCTTGCCGTACTTCGCCGTCTTCCAGACGTTGTACATAAACGGCAGCAGCGAGGCTCCGAGGACGAACGAGCTGATCGTGGAGATGGTGTTCAGCGCGGTGAATCCGTCGGCGGCGAGATAGTCCGCGTACCGGCGCGGCATACCTTCGGCACCCAGCCAGTGCTGGACCAGGAAGGTGCCGTGGAAGCCGAGGAACAGCGTCCAGAAGGTGATCTTGCCGAGCCGCTCGTCCAGCATCTTGCCGGTGAACTTGGGCCACCAGAAGTGGAAGCCGGCGAACATCGCGAAGACCACGGTGCCGAAGACGACGTAGTGGAAGTGCGCGACGACGAAGTACGAGTCGGAGACGTGGAAGTCCAGCGGCGGCGAGGCCAGGATGACACCGGTCAGACCACCGAAGGTGAAGGTGATCAGGAAGCCGATGGTCCAGAGCATCGGTGTCTCGAAGGACAGCGATCCCTTCCACATGGTGCCGATCCAGTTGAAGAACTTCACACCGGTCGGGACCGCGATCAGGAAGGTCATGAAGGAGAAGAACGGCAGCAGTACACCGCCGGTGACATACATATGGTGCGCCCACACCGTCACCGAGAGACCGGCGATGGCGATGGTGGCGGCGACCAGGCCCATGTAGCCGAACATCGGCTTCCGCGAGAAGACCGGAATGATCTCCGAGACGATGCCGAAGAACGGCAGGGCGATGATGTACACCTCTGGATGGCCGAAGAACCAGAAGAGGTGTTGCCAGAGCAAGGCGCCGCCGTTTGCGGCGTCAAAGATCTGTGCACCGAATTTCCGGTCGGCCTCCAGCGCGAAGAGCGCGGCGGCGAGCACCGGGAAGGCGAGCAGCACC is part of the Streptomyces qinzhouensis genome and harbors:
- the ctaD gene encoding cytochrome c oxidase subunit I translates to MSILNESQGAAATDDSYENELPVRRKQPGNVVVKWMTTTDHKTIGTLYLVTSFVFFVIGGVMALFMRAELARPGTQIMSNEQFNQAFTMHGTIMLLMFATPLFAGFANWIMPLQIGAPDVAFPRLNMFAYWLYLFGSLIAVAGFLTPQGAADFGWFAYSPLSDAVRSPGVGADLWIMGLAFSGFGTILGSVNFITTIICMRAPGMTMFRMPIFTWNVLLTGVLVLLAFPVLAAALFALEADRKFGAQIFDAANGGALLWQHLFWFFGHPEVYIIALPFFGIVSEIIPVFSRKPMFGYMGLVAATIAIAGLSVTVWAHHMYVTGGVLLPFFSFMTFLIAVPTGVKFFNWIGTMWKGSLSFETPMLWTIGFLITFTFGGLTGVILASPPLDFHVSDSYFVVAHFHYVVFGTVVFAMFAGFHFWWPKFTGKMLDERLGKITFWTLFLGFHGTFLVQHWLGAEGMPRRYADYLAADGFTALNTISTISSFVLGASLLPFMYNVWKTAKYGKKVEVDDPWGYGRSLEWATSCPPPRHNFLTLPRIRSESPAFDLHHPEIAALDQLEHHGDTAQISGKEAGK